A genomic stretch from Alphaproteobacteria bacterium includes:
- the thrS gene encoding threonine--tRNA ligase — protein MHAIKLKDGTSRQYEAIVTGSEIAASISARLAKEAVAVRINGVLKDLTLPVPADSTVEIVTRSEEDGLELLRHDAAHVLAEAVKELYPETQITIGPAITNGFYYDFFREKPFTPDDLIKIDERMRQIVDRDEAITREEWDRSTAIQFFKDHGESFKAELIESIPGEEPLSFYRQGNFVDLCRGPHLPSTGKLGKAFKLMKLAGAYWRGDHNNPVLQRVYGTAWATEQQLKDYLHMLEEAEKRDHRRLGTDLDLFHIQEEAVGSVFWHPKGWTLYRGLESYMRSRLESNSYVEVKTPQLLDRSLWEASGHWEKFREGMFTVDSEDKVLAIKPMSCPGHVQIFKQGIKSYRDLPLRMAEFGSCHRNEPSGSLHGLMRVRAFVQDDAHIFCTPEQIVSETKSFCDLLKSIYKDLGFTDVKVRFSDRPEKRAGSDSLWNLAEQALIEASTAAGLEYTLNPGEGAFYGPKLEFVLRDAIGRDWQCGTLQVDYVLPERLDAWYVAEDGKKHRPVMLHRAILGTFERFLGVFIEHCGGKFPFWLTPVQVTVATITSDANDYAHRLCQTLKENGIRAELDLRNEKISYKIRELSLQKIPVILVIGNREAENETVAVRRLGGESQEVLPFSQVLETLIKEAKVPS, from the coding sequence ATGCACGCAATTAAACTTAAAGACGGAACTTCACGCCAGTACGAAGCAATCGTCACTGGCTCAGAAATTGCGGCATCTATTTCTGCTCGCCTTGCCAAAGAAGCTGTTGCCGTACGCATCAATGGCGTTTTAAAAGATTTAACTTTACCTGTTCCGGCAGACTCCACCGTTGAAATTGTGACCCGTAGTGAAGAAGATGGTCTTGAATTGTTGCGTCATGATGCAGCCCATGTTCTCGCCGAGGCCGTGAAAGAACTTTATCCTGAAACTCAAATTACAATTGGCCCCGCCATTACGAATGGGTTTTATTATGATTTTTTTCGTGAAAAACCCTTCACACCTGACGATTTGATTAAGATTGATGAACGAATGCGCCAAATTGTGGACCGAGATGAAGCGATTACACGAGAAGAATGGGATCGCTCAACAGCTATTCAATTTTTTAAAGATCATGGCGAATCTTTTAAAGCAGAACTCATTGAAAGCATACCTGGCGAAGAACCCTTAAGTTTTTACCGTCAAGGCAATTTTGTTGATTTATGTCGTGGCCCCCATCTTCCCTCCACAGGTAAACTGGGCAAAGCATTTAAACTCATGAAATTAGCCGGTGCTTATTGGCGCGGAGATCACAATAACCCAGTGTTACAACGCGTTTACGGAACAGCTTGGGCTACTGAGCAGCAATTAAAAGATTATCTCCATATGTTAGAAGAGGCTGAAAAGCGCGATCATCGTCGCCTCGGAACTGACCTTGATCTGTTTCATATCCAAGAAGAGGCAGTAGGCAGCGTTTTCTGGCATCCCAAAGGATGGACACTTTATAGAGGTTTAGAATCATATATGCGTAGTCGACTCGAATCGAACAGTTATGTGGAAGTCAAAACGCCTCAACTATTAGATCGCTCCTTATGGGAAGCATCCGGTCACTGGGAAAAATTTCGAGAAGGTATGTTCACTGTTGACTCAGAAGATAAAGTCTTGGCTATCAAACCCATGAGCTGTCCCGGCCACGTCCAAATATTCAAACAAGGTATTAAAAGTTATCGCGATTTACCTTTACGCATGGCTGAATTTGGCTCATGTCATCGCAATGAACCTTCCGGATCATTGCATGGCTTAATGCGCGTAAGAGCTTTCGTCCAGGATGATGCTCATATATTTTGCACACCCGAACAAATTGTGTCAGAAACAAAATCATTCTGCGATTTGTTAAAAAGTATTTATAAAGACCTTGGTTTTACAGACGTTAAAGTCCGCTTTTCTGACCGGCCAGAAAAAAGAGCGGGAAGTGATTCTCTCTGGAATTTAGCGGAACAAGCACTTATAGAAGCCTCTACTGCTGCAGGACTTGAATATACTTTAAACCCAGGTGAAGGGGCGTTCTATGGTCCCAAACTCGAATTCGTGTTACGAGACGCCATAGGACGTGATTGGCAATGCGGAACACTTCAAGTTGACTATGTTCTCCCTGAAAGACTTGACGCCTGGTATGTAGCAGAAGATGGTAAGAAGCATCGCCCCGTCATGCTTCATCGGGCTATATTGGGAACTTTTGAGCGTTTCTTGGGCGTTTTCATTGAACACTGTGGCGGAAAATTCCCCTTCTGGCTGACGCCTGTTCAAGTAACGGTCGCTACCATTACCTCTGACGCAAACGATTACGCCCACCGCCTTTGCCAAACATTGAAGGAAAATGGCATTCGTGCTGAACTGGATTTGCGAAACGAGAAGATTAGCTATAAAATTCGTGAGCTTTCCTTACAAAAAATTCCCGTTATTCTTGTCATTGGAAATCGAGAGGCTGAAAATGAGACCGTAGCAGTTCGTCGATTGGGTGGTGAATCTCAAGAAGTTTTGCCTTTCTCACAAGTCCTTGAAACACTTATAAAAGAAGCAAAAGTGCCCTCCTAG
- the rplM gene encoding 50S ribosomal protein L13: MKTFSIKPADVKKKWHLIDAQDLILGRLAVVVANILRGKNKPEYTPHVDCGDNIVIVNAEKVKLTGNKLEAKKFYWHTGYPGGIKERAVGAILEGKHPERVIEKAVERMIPRGPLGRQIMSNLKVYAGTTHPHAGQNPEVLDVASLNSKNKRSI; this comes from the coding sequence ATGAAAACATTTTCTATAAAACCCGCAGATGTAAAAAAGAAATGGCATCTTATTGATGCCCAAGATCTCATTCTCGGGCGCCTTGCTGTAGTTGTTGCCAACATTTTACGTGGCAAAAACAAACCAGAATATACACCACACGTAGATTGTGGCGACAATATTGTTATTGTTAACGCAGAAAAAGTAAAACTTACAGGAAATAAGCTTGAAGCTAAAAAATTCTACTGGCATACAGGCTATCCTGGGGGAATTAAGGAACGCGCTGTTGGTGCCATACTTGAAGGTAAACACCCGGAACGTGTTATTGAAAAAGCGGTTGAACGCATGATTCCTCGAGGTCCCTTAGGGCGCCAAATTATGAGTAATTTAAAAGTTTATGCTGGTACAACCCATCCACATGCAGGCCAAAACCCAGAAGTTTTGGATGTTGCGTCCCTGAATTCAAAGAATAAAAGGAGTATATAA
- the fabI gene encoding enoyl-ACP reductase FabI, which yields MSGKRGLIMGLANDHSLAWGIAKNLAAHGAEIAFTFQSEALEKRVRPLAQSLNFDFLIPCDVSTEGDIARTFSTIKEKWGKIDFVVHAIAFADKEELKGKYAETSRRNFLNSLDISCYSFTETCREAANLMTDGGALLTLTYHGAQRVMPHYNVMGVAKAALEASVRYLAVDLGGQNIRVNAISAGPVKTLASSGIGDFRYILQWNQYNSPLKRNTTLDDVGGASVYLLSSLSSGVTGEIHYVDSGYHVVGMKAVDAPDISTV from the coding sequence ATGTCTGGTAAGCGCGGCTTGATTATGGGACTTGCCAATGATCATTCTTTAGCTTGGGGTATTGCAAAGAATTTAGCTGCGCACGGAGCCGAGATCGCTTTTACCTTCCAATCTGAAGCTTTAGAAAAACGTGTCCGCCCTTTAGCCCAATCTTTAAATTTTGATTTCTTAATCCCTTGTGATGTCAGTACCGAAGGCGATATTGCTCGCACATTCTCAACCATAAAAGAGAAATGGGGTAAGATTGATTTTGTCGTTCACGCTATTGCCTTTGCAGACAAAGAAGAATTAAAAGGGAAGTACGCTGAAACTTCACGCAGAAACTTCTTAAACTCTCTCGATATATCTTGTTATTCCTTTACCGAAACATGTCGTGAAGCTGCTAATTTAATGACCGACGGGGGCGCATTACTCACCTTAACTTATCATGGTGCTCAGCGTGTTATGCCTCATTACAATGTCATGGGCGTTGCTAAAGCCGCCCTTGAAGCGAGTGTGCGTTATTTAGCCGTTGATTTAGGAGGACAAAACATTCGGGTCAATGCCATTTCTGCCGGTCCTGTTAAAACACTCGCCTCATCAGGTATTGGCGATTTTCGATATATATTGCAATGGAATCAATACAATTCCCCCCTAAAACGTAACACAACGTTAGATGACGTAGGAGGTGCAAGCGTGTATCTCCTCAGTTCTCTTTCCAGCGGTGTAACCGGCGAGATTCACTATGTCGACAGTGGGTATCATGTTGTGGGTATGAAAGCTGTCGATGCTCCAGATATCTCTACGGTTTAA
- the rpsI gene encoding 30S ribosomal protein S9 has translation MARDKIALEDLKSAVKDTATPTSKASQSASPAAATDSEPVLPKIDSQGRSYATGKRKNAIARVWIKPGKGQIIVNGKGSTQYFARPVLQMMIAQPLEVANRSGLFDVWCTVIGGGLSGQAGAVRHGISKALTYFEPDLRPVLKHSGFLTRDSRVVERKKYGQRKARRRFQFSKR, from the coding sequence GTGGCACGCGACAAAATTGCTTTAGAAGATTTAAAGTCTGCTGTAAAAGATACAGCGACACCCACAAGTAAAGCTTCACAAAGTGCATCCCCAGCGGCTGCAACAGATAGTGAGCCAGTTTTACCTAAAATCGATTCCCAAGGGCGTTCATATGCAACCGGCAAGCGAAAGAATGCTATTGCCCGTGTGTGGATTAAGCCAGGTAAAGGTCAAATTATTGTTAATGGTAAAGGCAGCACTCAGTATTTTGCACGCCCCGTTCTTCAAATGATGATTGCGCAGCCTTTAGAAGTTGCAAATCGTTCGGGATTGTTTGACGTTTGGTGTACAGTTATTGGCGGTGGTTTGTCAGGTCAAGCAGGAGCTGTTCGACATGGAATTAGCAAGGCTTTGACATATTTTGAACCAGACTTGCGCCCTGTTCTTAAGCATAGTGGTTTCTTGACACGCGATAGTCGTGTTGTTGAGCGGAAAAAATATGGTCAACGCAAAGCGCGTCGTCGCTTCCAGTTCTCCAAGCGTTAA
- the rpmG gene encoding 50S ribosomal protein L33, with the protein MAKAATIAIKMLSTADTGFFYVAKKNPRKKPEKFEFRKYDPVVRKHVLFKETKIK; encoded by the coding sequence ATGGCAAAAGCAGCAACAATTGCAATCAAAATGCTCAGTACAGCAGATACAGGTTTTTTCTATGTCGCGAAAAAGAATCCGCGTAAAAAGCCTGAGAAGTTTGAGTTTCGTAAATATGATCCTGTTGTTCGTAAGCATGTCTTATTTAAAGAAACCAAAATTAAATAA
- a CDS encoding AraC family transcriptional regulator, with protein sequence MQKNNERLNEIKLVGITTRTNNAHLFKADPETNKVAATVQKYFHQGLAQNILHRKRPGTTYCAYTEYESDLNGDFTYFIGEEVVSFDNVPEGFKTLIIPSQDYLKLTNSPGPMPDVCINSWKNVWQMSPQELGGQRAYQTDFELYDERASDHQNVILDLYIGLKP encoded by the coding sequence ATGCAAAAAAACAATGAACGCTTAAACGAGATTAAACTCGTGGGGATAACCACAAGAACAAATAATGCTCATCTCTTTAAGGCGGATCCGGAAACGAATAAGGTTGCCGCTACTGTGCAAAAATATTTTCATCAAGGCTTAGCCCAAAATATTCTTCACCGAAAGAGGCCTGGCACAACTTACTGTGCTTATACAGAATACGAATCTGACCTCAATGGTGATTTCACTTACTTTATTGGAGAGGAAGTGGTTTCATTTGATAATGTGCCGGAAGGATTTAAGACTTTAATCATTCCTTCCCAAGATTATCTAAAATTGACCAACAGCCCAGGGCCGATGCCAGACGTATGTATTAATAGCTGGAAAAATGTTTGGCAAATGAGTCCTCAAGAACTAGGCGGTCAACGGGCCTACCAAACAGATTTTGAGCTTTATGACGAAAGAGCCTCTGACCATCAAAATGTAATCTTGGACCTTTACATTGGTCTTAAGCCTTAA
- a CDS encoding thioredoxin family protein — protein sequence MAITRSSMLPLGTLAHDFELTNTITGQPLSLQALKSPRGTVIMFICNHCPFVKHVLPQILKIAHEYGEKGISFVAISANDPIAYPEDAPQQMTERAKAHDFSFPYLFDETQNVAKAYQAVCTPDFFVFDGALRCVYRGQLDDSSPNKDRAYLTGLTLRKALDCLISGDPIDPDQKPSMGCNIKWKE from the coding sequence ATGGCAATAACACGATCGAGTATGCTTCCTCTTGGGACTCTGGCTCATGATTTTGAACTTACCAATACAATTACGGGACAGCCATTGTCCCTACAAGCCTTAAAGTCTCCTAGGGGGACAGTAATCATGTTTATTTGCAATCATTGTCCTTTTGTCAAACACGTCCTCCCCCAAATATTAAAGATAGCCCATGAGTATGGAGAAAAAGGAATTTCATTTGTTGCGATTAGTGCAAATGATCCCATAGCTTATCCGGAAGATGCGCCGCAACAGATGACAGAAAGGGCAAAAGCTCATGATTTCTCCTTCCCTTACCTTTTCGATGAAACACAAAATGTTGCAAAAGCCTATCAGGCTGTGTGTACACCAGATTTCTTTGTATTTGATGGCGCACTGCGCTGCGTATACCGCGGACAACTGGATGACTCTAGTCCAAATAAGGACAGGGCGTATCTGACCGGCTTAACGCTGCGCAAGGCCCTTGACTGTCTTATAAGCGGTGATCCAATTGACCCAGATCAAAAACCCAGTATGGGTTGTAATATTAAGTGGAAAGAATAA
- the rplU gene encoding 50S ribosomal protein L21 produces the protein MFAVIKTGGKQYTVHVNDVLWVEKLDAEPGAAVNLEEVLMISDGKAVTVGNPTVTGAKVQATVVEQMRDRKVIIFKKKRRHNYRRKKGHRQHLTVLKIEKIVAGK, from the coding sequence ATGTTTGCAGTAATAAAAACCGGCGGTAAACAATATACTGTCCATGTAAATGATGTTCTTTGGGTTGAAAAGCTAGACGCTGAGCCAGGCGCAGCTGTTAATCTAGAGGAAGTTCTAATGATTAGTGATGGAAAAGCCGTAACCGTTGGAAATCCCACAGTTACTGGCGCAAAAGTTCAAGCCACTGTCGTAGAACAAATGCGGGATCGTAAGGTGATCATTTTTAAGAAAAAGCGTCGGCACAACTATCGCCGCAAAAAAGGTCATCGTCAGCATCTAACCGTTTTGAAGATTGAAAAAATTGTAGCCGGTAAATAA
- a CDS encoding RNA-binding protein: MSKKLYVSNLAFAMSDSTLEELFGSVGQVVSAKVITDRDTGRSKGFGFVEMSTDQEATDAIEKLNGTEVLGRAIGVSEARPQQPRENRGFGGGGGNGGRGGAGGRNSSGGGYSRSNF, from the coding sequence GTGAGTAAAAAATTATATGTTAGCAATTTGGCTTTTGCCATGTCCGATTCAACTTTAGAAGAGTTGTTTGGGTCCGTTGGCCAAGTTGTATCCGCAAAAGTTATCACAGATCGTGATACAGGACGCAGTAAAGGTTTCGGATTCGTTGAAATGTCAACAGATCAAGAAGCTACCGACGCAATTGAAAAATTGAACGGTACTGAAGTTTTGGGACGTGCAATTGGCGTTTCTGAAGCTCGTCCACAACAACCACGTGAAAATCGTGGCTTTGGTGGCGGCGGTGGAAATGGTGGACGCGGTGGTGCTGGTGGACGCAATTCCTCTGGCGGCGGATATAGCCGTTCAAATTTCTAA
- a CDS encoding 50S ribosomal protein L27: protein MAQKKGGGSTSNGRDSEGRRLGVKKFGQEHVLAGNIIVRQRGTKFHAGKNVGMGKDHTLFSLIEGFVEFKRGQKNRSIINVLPSSTVH from the coding sequence ATGGCACAAAAAAAAGGTGGTGGTAGCACAAGTAACGGCCGCGACTCAGAAGGTCGGCGACTCGGTGTTAAGAAGTTTGGTCAAGAACATGTTTTGGCTGGTAATATTATCGTTCGTCAACGAGGAACAAAGTTTCACGCTGGCAAGAATGTAGGTATGGGTAAAGACCACACCCTATTTTCTCTCATTGAAGGTTTTGTCGAATTTAAACGTGGACAAAAGAACCGTTCAATTATCAATGTTCTTCCTAGCTCCACTGTTCATTAA
- the sppA gene encoding signal peptide peptidase SppA, with product MRRFIFGLFATLGAFTFLLILGLSWSFYQLSSPSLSFASSSPNQVISLTLGEQSLDEQPKNKGLISLIKGQSVSLHTIVSGINHAAQNSNVQGIFLKIEGNALRIATIQELRDALKAFKTTGKFVYTYTDSFGELSNATGAYYLAAASSKIWVMPIGSFNFNGLIAEIPFAKKILEDYKIIPQMGRREEYKGMVESYTESDFTPPYRQNMQRLLDSITTQIINDVAADRNLKAEEVRKLLNTAPHTLPNALAAKMIDEIGYKDQVKNEIEKQVGSKPTYVEFEVYSNTIKQPSQGDQIAIIYAEGTISKNKMAHNPLSDDSVMDAVEIAKTIREAGKNKNIKAVILRIDSGGGFPIACELIAREVELLKSVKPVIVSMSNYAASGGYWIACNARKIVAQPATTTGSIGVYAGKIVTQAFWDHYGIHWGKIHTGDNAAIWSTGKEFSVEGRQKFNGYLDQIYAVFQEKVAKGRNLSVEKVHQIAKGQVWTGIEAKENGLVDELGGVMKAIEIAKKEAGIAPQGPVHLRHLPESKSLFETVFERNQSSEATLLAQFPALRSFLQYVNGLLLPGRVELKVDPLTPQ from the coding sequence ATGCGGCGTTTTATATTTGGTCTTTTTGCAACTTTAGGTGCTTTTACTTTTCTTCTGATTTTGGGGTTGTCTTGGAGCTTTTATCAGTTAAGTTCCCCTTCTCTTTCCTTTGCTTCGAGCAGTCCTAATCAAGTCATATCCTTAACCCTTGGGGAGCAAAGCCTTGATGAGCAGCCTAAAAATAAAGGACTTATTTCCCTTATCAAAGGACAATCAGTTTCTCTCCATACGATTGTTTCGGGCATCAATCATGCGGCTCAAAACTCAAATGTACAAGGTATTTTTCTTAAAATTGAAGGGAACGCCTTACGAATTGCAACCATTCAAGAGCTACGTGATGCTCTAAAAGCGTTCAAAACCACAGGCAAATTTGTTTATACCTATACAGATAGTTTTGGGGAACTATCTAATGCAACGGGAGCATACTATCTCGCTGCAGCTTCATCAAAAATCTGGGTTATGCCTATTGGGAGTTTTAATTTCAACGGTTTAATTGCGGAAATTCCTTTCGCAAAAAAGATACTCGAGGATTATAAAATTATTCCTCAAATGGGTCGTCGTGAAGAATATAAGGGTATGGTTGAATCTTACACAGAATCCGATTTCACTCCTCCTTACAGACAAAACATGCAACGGCTACTTGATAGCATCACCACACAAATTATCAATGACGTTGCGGCTGATCGTAATTTAAAAGCTGAAGAGGTTCGTAAATTACTCAATACAGCTCCTCATACACTCCCCAATGCTCTCGCTGCCAAAATGATTGATGAGATTGGCTACAAAGACCAAGTAAAAAATGAAATTGAAAAGCAAGTGGGCAGCAAACCTACTTACGTTGAGTTTGAAGTTTATTCCAACACCATAAAACAACCGTCTCAAGGAGACCAGATCGCTATAATTTATGCAGAAGGAACTATTTCGAAAAATAAAATGGCTCATAATCCCTTGTCAGATGACAGTGTGATGGATGCAGTTGAAATTGCCAAGACTATCAGAGAAGCTGGAAAAAATAAGAATATTAAAGCTGTTATTTTGCGAATAGATTCCGGTGGTGGGTTTCCTATTGCTTGCGAGCTCATTGCTCGAGAAGTAGAACTTCTAAAGTCTGTTAAGCCTGTAATTGTTTCTATGTCAAATTATGCAGCCTCAGGGGGATATTGGATAGCCTGCAATGCTCGTAAGATTGTCGCGCAACCCGCAACCACGACAGGGTCGATTGGTGTCTATGCAGGGAAAATTGTCACCCAAGCTTTTTGGGATCATTACGGCATTCACTGGGGGAAAATTCACACAGGAGATAATGCAGCAATCTGGTCAACGGGAAAGGAATTTTCAGTAGAAGGTCGCCAAAAATTTAATGGTTATCTCGATCAAATTTATGCAGTTTTCCAAGAAAAAGTTGCGAAAGGTCGCAATCTATCTGTCGAAAAAGTTCATCAAATTGCCAAAGGACAAGTATGGACAGGTATCGAAGCCAAAGAAAATGGCCTTGTAGATGAGTTGGGCGGTGTTATGAAGGCCATAGAAATTGCCAAGAAAGAAGCCGGAATTGCTCCTCAAGGCCCCGTTCATTTACGCCACTTACCTGAATCCAAGTCTTTGTTCGAAACTGTATTCGAGCGCAATCAAAGCAGCGAAGCAACGTTATTGGCACAATTTCCAGCTCTTCGTAGTTTTTTGCAGTACGTTAACGGGTTATTACTACCTGGACGGGTTGAACTCAAAGTTGATCCTTTAACCCCACAGTAG